GTGAGATGCGCCGCCTGCTGGACATGGTGACCAGTTCCCTCACCGCCGGTCACCCCCGTGAGCTGTGCGAGCAGGCGGCGTTCGCCCTGCTGGACTACATCGAGGAGTACACGGACGGTTTCCGCATCCTGGTCCGTGACTCCCCGATCCCCCAGTCGACGGGCTCCTTCGCCTCGCTGATCTCGGACATCGCCACGCAGGTGGAGGACATCCTGGGCCGCGAGTTCAAGAGCCGCGGCTTCGACCCCAAGCTGGCCCCGCTGTACGCGCAGGCGCTGGTGGGCATGGTGGCCCTGACCGGCCAGTGGTGGCTGGACGTCCGCAGGCCGAAGAAGGCCGAGGTGGCCGCGCATCTGGTGAACCTGGCGTGGCACGGCCTGGACGGGATAGAGGCCAAGCCGCACCTGATAGGGCGCCGCAAGGCCTGACCGGGTCCGTCTCAGAGGGGTTCGAGGAACTCCAGGCGGTTGCCGACCGGGTCCAGCGCGTAGAACCGCTTGTGCCCGGGCAGGGCGGAGTCCCAGGCGACGGCCACACCGCCGGACTCCAGCCGGGCGGCGTAGGCGTCGATGCCCGTCACCCGCAGTCCGGGGTGGGCCTTGCGCGCCGCCCGGAAGCCCTCCTCGATCCCCAGGTGCAGCCGCACCGCCCCGGCCCGGAACCAGCACCCGCCCCGCCGGGCGAGCTCGGGCGGTTTGCGCACCTCGATCATGCCGAGGACGCCGACGTAGTACGCCCGCAGCCGCTCCTCGCTGCCGGGCGGGGCGGCGAGCTGGACGTGGTCGAGGGCGGTGATCATCAGCCCTCCTTCCGGGCGACGGCGAACACCCGGCGGAACGGGAACGGCGTGCCGTGCGGGCCGGCCGGATACGCCTCGCGCAGCGCGGCCCGGTACTCGGCGACGAAGGCCTC
The Streptomyces tuirus genome window above contains:
- a CDS encoding TetR/AcrR family transcriptional regulator codes for the protein MMGAVATDSSSTPSNDKPRRARRTRMTGAERRQQLLEIGRTLFAAKGFEGTSVEEIAAKAGVSKPVVYEHFGGKEGLYAVVVDREMRRLLDMVTSSLTAGHPRELCEQAAFALLDYIEEYTDGFRILVRDSPIPQSTGSFASLISDIATQVEDILGREFKSRGFDPKLAPLYAQALVGMVALTGQWWLDVRRPKKAEVAAHLVNLAWHGLDGIEAKPHLIGRRKA
- a CDS encoding VOC family protein; the encoded protein is MITALDHVQLAAPPGSEERLRAYYVGVLGMIEVRKPPELARRGGCWFRAGAVRLHLGIEEGFRAARKAHPGLRVTGIDAYAARLESGGVAVAWDSALPGHKRFYALDPVGNRLEFLEPL